One part of the Mangrovibacillus cuniculi genome encodes these proteins:
- the pdxK gene encoding pyridoxine/pyridoxal/pyridoxamine kinase, translating into MALRKTLTLAGSDTSGGAGIQADLKTFQEHGTYGMTALTTIVAMDPENHWHHQVFPIDVETVKIQLKTALSVGIDAMKTGMLPTVEIIEVAGQAIKQSGITNVVIDPVMVCKGEDEVLLPENTVAMREHLLPVATVVTPNLFEAGQLAEMGALRSVEEMKEAAKRIHDLGAKHVVIKGGSELKTEKAVDLYFDGDTFELLEAEKVDSTYNHGAGCTFAAAITANLANGKSVKEAVHAAKAFVTAAIEHGWKLNEYVGPVMHGAYNKK; encoded by the coding sequence GTGGCATTACGTAAGACGTTAACATTAGCAGGCTCTGATACAAGTGGAGGCGCAGGCATCCAAGCAGATTTAAAGACGTTTCAAGAGCACGGTACATATGGCATGACAGCTTTAACAACAATTGTAGCAATGGATCCTGAAAACCATTGGCATCATCAAGTATTCCCAATTGACGTAGAAACGGTGAAAATTCAGTTGAAGACAGCTTTATCCGTAGGAATTGATGCGATGAAAACTGGCATGTTGCCAACTGTTGAAATTATTGAAGTGGCTGGACAAGCAATTAAGCAAAGCGGGATTACAAACGTGGTAATCGATCCGGTTATGGTTTGTAAGGGAGAAGATGAAGTATTACTTCCAGAGAATACTGTGGCGATGCGAGAACATTTACTTCCAGTAGCAACGGTGGTTACGCCGAACTTATTTGAAGCTGGACAGTTGGCGGAAATGGGTGCACTTCGTTCTGTAGAAGAGATGAAAGAAGCAGCTAAACGTATTCACGATCTTGGTGCTAAGCATGTTGTTATTAAAGGTGGTAGCGAGCTTAAAACGGAGAAAGCTGTAGATTTATATTTTGATGGTGATACGTTTGAGTTACTAGAAGCTGAGAAAGTAGACTCTACGTATAATCACGGTGCTGGTTGTACATTTGCAGCTGCTATTACAGCAAACCTAGCAAACGGTAAGAGTGTGAAAGAAGCTGTTCATGCTGCGAAAGCGTTTGTGACGGCAGCGATTGAGCACGGTTGGAAGTTAAACGAGTATGTAGGACCAGTTATGCATGGTGCTTATAATAAAAAGTAA
- a CDS encoding YojF family protein — protein MKPIDTTTVQSWIDSFANEEIYLHLETTNGAYASHFNENFFSAGAYIRNAQVHYEHGKIVGDGPYRVGLKLAIGWVYAEGLTHAMLDEEERLLMAGHDQQGKLAVALQISRTPFE, from the coding sequence ATGAAACCGATAGATACTACTACTGTGCAGAGTTGGATTGATTCTTTTGCAAATGAAGAGATCTATTTGCACCTAGAAACAACGAATGGAGCTTACGCTTCTCATTTTAATGAGAACTTTTTTTCAGCAGGAGCTTATATACGAAATGCCCAAGTTCACTATGAACACGGCAAAATTGTTGGCGACGGACCATACCGAGTAGGATTAAAATTAGCCATTGGCTGGGTCTACGCAGAAGGCTTAACACATGCGATGCTAGATGAAGAAGAAAGACTTCTTATGGCTGGGCATGATCAACAAGGGAAGTTGGCTGTTGCACTGCAAATCAGCCGTACACCGTTTGAATAA